The DNA region TGCCCGGCTTGAGGCGAAGAATGTCTCCCTGAGGGTGCTTGAGCAGCCCATCGACACGTCCAGTGCCGCGGGGCGATGCTTTTTACAAATGCTTGGAGTTTTTGCCGAGTTCGAAACGGCCATTCGGCGAGAGCGTCAGCTTGAGGGTGTTGCGAAGGCCAAGGCCGAAGGGGTCTACAAGGGTCGGAAGCCCACTATCGATGCCGAACGGATCCGAGCACTTGACGCACAGGGGATCGGAGCGAGCGCCATTGCTAAAGAACTCAAAGTGTCGCGGGCGTCCGTGTACAGGCTGCTGCAAGGATCGGATCTGCATCCTCGCGCAGAAGAACCACGGGGTTAGAGGGCCTGATGCATGGCC from Methylobacterium sp. NMS14P includes:
- a CDS encoding recombinase family protein, whose protein sequence is MAIYGYANVSSSSQSLVIQQEALERSGCDVIRSEKATGTKLDGRPELETIIQFARPGDAITVTRIDRLARSVRDLASIVARLEAKNVSLRVLEQPIDTSSAAGRCFLQMLGVFAEFETAIRRERQLEGVAKAKAEGVYKGRKPTIDAERIRALDAQGIGASAIAKELKVSRASVYRLLQGSDLHPRAEEPRG